One part of the Nostoc sp. PCC 7120 = FACHB-418 genome encodes these proteins:
- a CDS encoding thioesterase II family protein yields MGIWPAPLSCAITTFGGITDPEVSQIELAAWQQHTTGEFSLQMLPGNHFFIHEHCLQFLDLLSQHIAFQENRANILFLITFAF; encoded by the coding sequence ATGGGCATTTGGCCTGCACCATTATCTTGTGCAATTACAACCTTTGGCGGAATTACAGATCCAGAAGTTTCACAAATAGAACTAGCCGCATGGCAACAACATACAACGGGTGAATTTTCTCTACAGATGCTACCAGGAAATCATTTTTTTATTCATGAACATTGCCTACAGTTCTTAGATTTACTCTCACAACACATAGCTTTTCAAGAAAATCGGGCTAATATCCTTTTCTTGATTACTTTTGCCTTTTAA
- a CDS encoding sterol desaturase family protein — protein MEWMGAIFSFVEYVLKGMLMYGVFIVIERVRPAEPNQPFRHIIFNLKWYIVYLLLAFGMNALGLAALVGLTRSWLGGAYLNFPAPRNWIETIIGIILYFLIVDFFYYWFHRLQHTNSFLWGQHKFHHSEVSLNVTSSRRIHWLEEPLVLFFIILPMNLLFNLQPIAAGLLAFIEILWLQFIHMNLRLGFGIFSTIIVSPQYHRIHHSFQPQHINKNYAVFFPIWDIVFGSYCHPQPGEFPATGLTTKETYNHLWKASILPFQEWYKLIILKRSCSGLTRLK, from the coding sequence ATGGAATGGATGGGTGCTATCTTCAGCTTTGTGGAATATGTGCTGAAGGGAATGCTAATGTATGGCGTATTTATTGTAATAGAAAGAGTGCGTCCAGCCGAACCAAATCAACCATTTCGCCATATTATTTTCAACTTAAAATGGTATATTGTCTATCTTTTGTTGGCATTTGGAATGAATGCCCTTGGTTTAGCTGCACTAGTGGGATTAACACGCAGTTGGCTAGGTGGAGCTTATCTAAATTTTCCAGCACCCCGCAACTGGATAGAAACAATTATCGGGATCATTCTGTATTTCTTAATAGTTGACTTTTTCTACTATTGGTTTCACCGACTACAACACACAAATTCATTTTTATGGGGACAACATAAATTTCATCACAGTGAAGTTTCCTTAAATGTTACCAGTTCCAGAAGAATACATTGGCTAGAAGAACCCTTAGTTCTCTTCTTCATAATTCTTCCCATGAATTTATTATTTAATCTTCAACCGATAGCAGCAGGTTTATTAGCCTTTATAGAAATTTTGTGGTTGCAATTTATTCACATGAATTTACGTTTAGGATTTGGTATTTTCTCAACCATAATTGTTAGTCCACAATACCACAGAATCCATCACTCATTTCAACCCCAACATATTAATAAAAACTATGCCGTATTCTTCCCGATTTGGGACATAGTTTTTGGTTCTTATTGTCATCCCCAACCAGGTGAGTTTCCAGCCACCGGACTAACAACCAAGGAAACCTATAATCATCTCTGGAAAGCTTCTATTTTACCTTTTCAAGAATGGTATAAGTTAATCATATTAAAACGTAGTTGTAGTGGACTGACACGACTGAAATAG
- a CDS encoding COG4280 domain-containing protein, with protein sequence MNWSIFLAALGSTSVEFFEVVAIAYAIGSSGYVKEAIWGSIVGLIAVLSVAIALGTGLQFLPLQPLQIVIGGLLLWFGWGWAKKSVRRLATGRRAGWIDDQVLEKEGIVLDQESTGFSKLNFLIMTKSVALEALEIFVIVITLGLATSAWYEAIAATGFALLLSLVFVIFLHPYLVKLPEVLIKLGAGIMLSAMGTFWLGEGVGLEFPLDELFILILIALYSLTAVISVYWFKNQPVT encoded by the coding sequence ATGAATTGGAGTATTTTCTTGGCTGCGCTTGGTAGTACGAGTGTGGAGTTTTTCGAGGTGGTAGCGATCGCCTATGCTATTGGTAGTTCTGGTTATGTTAAAGAAGCTATTTGGGGTTCTATCGTCGGGTTAATAGCTGTGTTATCTGTGGCGATCGCTCTCGGAACTGGGTTACAATTCTTACCACTACAACCATTACAAATTGTGATTGGTGGGTTGTTGCTGTGGTTTGGTTGGGGATGGGCCAAGAAGTCTGTACGCAGACTGGCGACGGGAAGGCGTGCAGGTTGGATTGATGATCAGGTATTAGAAAAAGAAGGTATTGTTTTAGATCAGGAATCCACAGGATTTAGTAAGCTTAATTTCCTCATTATGACTAAAAGTGTGGCTTTGGAAGCCTTGGAAATCTTTGTGATTGTCATCACGTTGGGTTTAGCAACGAGTGCATGGTATGAAGCGATCGCTGCTACAGGATTCGCTTTATTATTATCATTAGTATTTGTAATTTTCTTACATCCATATTTGGTGAAACTGCCCGAAGTGCTAATCAAACTTGGTGCAGGAATCATGCTCAGTGCGATGGGGACTTTCTGGTTAGGGGAAGGTGTCGGCTTAGAATTTCCTTTGGATGAATTGTTTATCTTGATTTTAATTGCCTTATATAGTCTAACAGCCGTAATTTCCGTGTATTGGTTCAAAAATCAACCTGTGACATGA
- a CDS encoding sucrase ferredoxin, with amino-acid sequence MNKLDEDCRYCSVVSKANREDPIGTASTVDEWLLVEVPQPWKTHLWEAKPEFQPLLQVVEKLASQPIRYFKTRLLAIAPDKTYTNPELVHVFHYKRPAKLFAQYTKREYLLPHTELAPLTEALLFQPQQLIRFQSYQQPTAHIREIIICTHANYDRACGRFGYPLYQHLRKQYATENLRVWQTNHFGGHQFAPTLIDFPHGQVWGHLEVDILDCLIHRRGDVSQLRPFYRGWTGLSKFEQIAEREIWMQVGWDWLNYEKTGRILAQDVGDIKKKLLTTILKRLPCPKLKLLVERWNEQATWVKLAISYTSKDDDNWGTYTAVVKKTGTVTTKFKSGDDVPLASVSQYGVEEFGK; translated from the coding sequence ATGAACAAATTAGATGAAGATTGTCGTTACTGTTCTGTAGTTTCTAAAGCTAACCGGGAAGACCCCATTGGAACAGCCAGTACAGTAGATGAATGGTTACTGGTGGAAGTACCCCAACCTTGGAAAACCCATCTTTGGGAAGCAAAACCAGAATTTCAACCACTGCTGCAAGTTGTGGAGAAGTTAGCATCCCAACCTATACGATATTTTAAAACGCGACTTCTGGCGATCGCTCCCGATAAAACCTACACTAACCCAGAACTCGTTCACGTCTTTCATTACAAACGTCCCGCCAAGTTATTTGCTCAATACACCAAGCGGGAATATTTACTTCCCCACACCGAACTTGCACCCCTTACAGAAGCTTTATTATTCCAACCCCAGCAACTCATCCGCTTTCAGTCTTACCAGCAACCAACAGCACACATTCGAGAAATTATCATCTGTACCCATGCAAACTATGATCGAGCCTGCGGAAGATTTGGTTATCCTCTTTACCAACATTTACGCAAACAATATGCTACAGAAAACCTGCGCGTGTGGCAAACCAATCATTTTGGCGGACATCAATTTGCACCTACATTAATTGATTTCCCCCACGGACAAGTTTGGGGACATTTGGAGGTTGATATTTTAGATTGTTTAATTCATCGCCGAGGTGATGTTTCCCAGCTACGTCCTTTTTACCGTGGTTGGACAGGTTTGAGCAAATTCGAGCAAATTGCAGAGCGAGAAATTTGGATGCAGGTGGGGTGGGATTGGTTGAACTATGAAAAAACGGGACGTATTTTGGCGCAAGATGTGGGAGATATCAAAAAAAAGCTCCTGACAACCATCTTAAAGCGTCTTCCTTGTCCCAAACTCAAGCTTCTAGTAGAACGCTGGAATGAACAAGCCACTTGGGTAAAATTGGCAATTAGCTATACCAGTAAAGACGATGATAATTGGGGTACATACACAGCCGTTGTCAAAAAAACCGGAACAGTCACTACCAAATTTAAATCCGGCGATGATGTACCCTTGGCGAGTGTGAGTCAGTATGGCGTTGAGGAGTTCGGGAAATAA
- a CDS encoding DNA-methyltransferase: MTSFDYGILTPEQRSLVEQRTSEIREQLRRTAQDIWEIGQSLAEVRAQLKHGQFETWLKAEFGWSRRTAYNFINVYETFGNRANLAQIDIATSALYLLAAPSTPENLREQYIEEAKAGKRITHKELVQTIKHQQENLPEQTELPLTTTSEIIAIIPNSIDKSNSHDVNNSIVEVPITAPPIPETIAELSRRWLRLGKQHLIFHGDTASSEFFANIPSIALAVAVTEDDWDHEWLIEEAKTLIVLQPSDLQTNTLEQLITMFSQPGELIVFPWLPQPDMIAIAHRLQRRVIAGDPSIELCQQAVIASGLSVEQI, from the coding sequence GTGACTAGTTTTGATTATGGCATTCTCACTCCAGAGCAGCGATCGCTAGTTGAGCAACGTACAAGCGAGATTAGAGAGCAGTTACGGCGGACAGCTCAAGATATTTGGGAAATTGGGCAAAGTTTGGCAGAAGTGCGCGCTCAACTGAAGCATGGCCAGTTTGAGACTTGGTTAAAAGCGGAATTCGGTTGGAGTCGCCGCACAGCTTATAATTTCATTAATGTCTACGAAACCTTTGGGAATCGTGCAAATCTTGCACAAATTGACATTGCGACCTCAGCCCTTTATCTTTTAGCTGCACCTTCGACACCCGAAAACTTGCGGGAACAGTACATAGAAGAAGCTAAAGCTGGTAAACGCATCACCCATAAAGAATTAGTCCAAACTATTAAGCATCAACAAGAAAATCTTCCAGAACAAACAGAATTACCTCTGACTACAACGTCAGAAATCATCGCTATCATACCTAACTCCATAGACAAAAGCAATTCTCATGATGTTAATAACTCTATAGTTGAAGTACCAATCACCGCGCCACCGATACCAGAAACCATTGCCGAACTTAGCCGCCGATGGCTACGGTTAGGTAAACAACACTTAATATTTCATGGTGACACAGCCTCAAGTGAGTTTTTTGCTAACATCCCTTCCATTGCTTTAGCCGTAGCTGTAACCGAGGATGACTGGGATCATGAGTGGCTAATTGAGGAAGCAAAGACACTAATTGTTCTCCAACCCTCTGACTTGCAAACAAATACCTTAGAGCAACTAATTACCATGTTTTCTCAGCCAGGAGAGTTGATAGTCTTTCCCTGGTTGCCACAACCCGATATGATTGCGATCGCCCATCGTTTGCAGCGACGAGTGATAGCCGGTGATCCTTCCATAGAATTGTGTCAGCAAGCGGTGATTGCTTCAGGTTTAAGTGTGGAACAAATTTAG
- a CDS encoding VOC family protein: protein MKTPLLPSVNSSLLEVDHIFICVETAPELEFFAKQGLTVANTPVKQPDRGTASYIIFFDNFYIEFIWIEDEVAAEIYAVRTGIDFLARCLRRTAPKHFHDTKISPFGIALRQQSQTKRPLEDYEFSYSPPGRSELLLSFSSDNLVNQTEPLCFLIPDAISLPRLKRNFPNLQHQWMSHALGLKKMTGIEISAACGNTLTQPLALLSQDGVVQIDSGCPSIQLTFDNRVQRGVIDARKIDIPLVLKF, encoded by the coding sequence ATGAAAACTCCGTTGCTACCGTCGGTAAATAGTTCATTGTTAGAAGTTGACCATATTTTTATCTGTGTTGAGACAGCACCGGAACTAGAGTTTTTTGCTAAACAGGGACTAACTGTTGCTAACACTCCTGTCAAACAACCTGATAGAGGTACAGCCTCATATATTATTTTTTTTGATAATTTTTATATAGAATTTATCTGGATTGAGGATGAAGTCGCCGCAGAAATTTATGCAGTGCGTACAGGTATAGATTTTTTAGCCAGATGTCTACGAAGGACTGCACCTAAGCACTTTCATGACACGAAAATTTCTCCTTTTGGGATTGCACTACGTCAGCAATCTCAGACAAAACGTCCCCTAGAAGACTATGAATTTAGTTACTCACCACCGGGACGTTCAGAATTATTGCTAAGTTTTTCTAGTGATAATTTAGTAAATCAAACAGAACCCCTGTGTTTTTTAATTCCTGATGCCATATCTCTACCTAGACTCAAAAGAAACTTTCCTAACTTGCAACATCAGTGGATGTCTCATGCTTTGGGGTTGAAAAAGATGACAGGGATTGAGATTAGTGCTGCTTGTGGGAATACTTTAACTCAACCTCTAGCACTGTTATCCCAAGACGGAGTGGTACAAATTGACTCTGGTTGTCCATCTATCCAGTTGACTTTTGATAATCGGGTGCAAAGAGGTGTGATAGATGCGCGAAAAATAGATATTCCTCTGGTATTAAAGTTTTAG
- a CDS encoding ABC transporter ATP-binding protein/permease yields MNLGNPQIWQQFWQIIQPYWLYRWRGDAIAQLIMLVILSLGSSYFIIFEILQRGEITSSLAAQNFNRFYQTFWFFSGVVIINVIFISLKNYIQAQISLDWRKWLTSDYFQQYFAKQSFYQLQVNAEIDNPDQRLAEDIKNVTQRLVALFVIFLDSLVQLIGFIGVLWLISPFLMYSLVTYAVVGTLVTTLVFGKVLVGINLEQIKREADFRYGLVRVRENAEAIAFYNGQTQESQQLKQRFSQVFANIKRLISWQFRLNVFQNGYQFLTFILPFLILAPRIFSRELEIGAVTQSQAAFERVGLALGLIITQFNQITTLAAGVERLSELGKAMQTEAQGKIKFAENTEINIKNLTLEIPERGNLIQDISLSVKPGESLIIVGESGVGKTSLLRAIAGLWLHGEGIIERPANDSLLFLPQRPYITWGSLRQQLTYPQTTTNIPSEILLKTLQQVHLPDLAQSHGGLDTVIDWSRVLSLGEQQRLAFARLLLIQPKYAILDESTSALDEETEASLYQQLQQTSITYISVGHRNTLLNYHQMVLELAQQNWQLLPIDNFCFAQRRIRPWRSRRVDAKDSPRPFA; encoded by the coding sequence ATGAATTTGGGGAATCCTCAAATCTGGCAGCAATTTTGGCAAATTATTCAACCATACTGGTTATATCGTTGGCGAGGGGATGCGATCGCCCAATTAATCATGCTGGTGATTTTATCCTTGGGAAGTAGTTATTTCATCATTTTTGAGATTCTCCAACGCGGAGAAATCACTTCTTCCTTAGCCGCACAGAATTTTAATCGGTTCTACCAGACCTTTTGGTTTTTTAGCGGCGTTGTTATTATTAACGTTATATTTATCTCTCTCAAAAACTATATCCAAGCCCAAATCAGCCTTGATTGGCGAAAATGGCTGACATCTGACTATTTCCAGCAATATTTTGCCAAACAATCCTTTTATCAATTGCAGGTTAACGCTGAGATTGATAATCCAGATCAACGTTTGGCGGAAGATATCAAAAATGTCACCCAAAGATTAGTAGCACTATTTGTAATTTTTCTTGATTCTTTAGTACAGCTAATAGGTTTTATTGGTGTACTGTGGCTGATTTCTCCCTTCCTGATGTACTCCTTGGTGACCTACGCTGTAGTCGGTACACTGGTGACAACGCTGGTGTTTGGGAAAGTTTTAGTCGGAATTAACTTAGAGCAAATCAAGCGGGAAGCGGATTTTCGCTATGGTTTAGTCAGAGTCAGAGAAAATGCAGAAGCGATCGCATTCTACAACGGACAAACCCAGGAATCACAACAACTCAAACAGAGATTTAGTCAAGTATTTGCCAATATTAAGCGTTTAATTAGCTGGCAATTTCGGCTGAATGTCTTCCAAAACGGCTATCAGTTTCTTACCTTCATCCTACCCTTTTTGATATTAGCTCCCCGAATTTTCTCCCGTGAATTAGAAATAGGTGCAGTCACCCAATCCCAAGCAGCCTTTGAGCGAGTCGGGTTAGCACTGGGATTAATTATTACTCAATTCAATCAAATTACTACTTTAGCAGCCGGAGTTGAGCGACTTTCAGAACTAGGTAAGGCAATGCAAACAGAGGCACAAGGGAAAATTAAGTTTGCGGAAAATACAGAGATTAATATTAAAAATTTAACACTAGAAATTCCCGAAAGAGGCAACTTAATTCAAGATATATCTTTGAGTGTCAAACCAGGGGAATCATTAATAATTGTCGGGGAGAGTGGCGTAGGAAAGACATCATTATTGAGAGCGATCGCTGGGCTATGGTTACATGGAGAAGGCATAATTGAGCGTCCAGCTAATGATAGTTTGTTATTTCTCCCCCAACGTCCCTACATCACTTGGGGAAGCTTGCGACAACAATTAACCTATCCCCAAACAACAACGAACATTCCCTCTGAAATCCTCCTCAAAACCCTCCAACAAGTACACCTACCCGACTTAGCCCAAAGCCACGGAGGCTTAGACACAGTAATTGATTGGTCAAGAGTATTATCATTAGGAGAACAACAAAGACTAGCCTTTGCCAGATTGCTCTTAATTCAACCAAAATACGCCATTTTAGACGAGTCAACAAGTGCGCTAGATGAAGAAACCGAAGCCAGTTTATATCAACAACTGCAACAAACATCAATCACCTATATCAGCGTCGGACATCGCAACACATTATTAAACTATCATCAAATGGTTTTAGAACTAGCACAGCAAAACTGGCAATTATTACCTATAGATAATTTTTGTTTCGCGCAAAGGCGCATTCGCCCTTGGCGTTCCCGCAGGGTAGACGCAAAGGATTCTCCGCGCCCCTTTGCGTGA
- a CDS encoding IS982-like element ISNsp1 family transposase, whose amino-acid sequence MFSIEEFIIAVFCCVDDVRMEITQIYPIKRRGFAPSLRESEVLTMEVVAEFLGIDADKDIWKYFHRHWLGLFPQLKSRYAFIRQAANCWQYKELIQQKLAQYLGAYSDQLHLIDGLPIPLCGLSRAPNCRSFKSLADYGFCAAKKQTYYGFHGHLIVSGTGVISGFTLTPANGSERDALWDLITRIKGLLIGDKGYLSQFLSGELKEVGITLQTPLRSNMSDSRSRSSVRLMQRFRRLIETVIGQLVERFHIEKIRARDMWHLTSRLNRKILAHTVCFWLNRHNCDPLQFDDLVTEY is encoded by the coding sequence ATGTTTTCTATTGAAGAGTTTATCATTGCCGTATTTTGCTGTGTTGACGACGTGCGGATGGAAATCACCCAGATATACCCAATCAAGAGACGAGGTTTTGCTCCGAGTTTAAGGGAGAGTGAAGTTTTAACAATGGAAGTAGTGGCAGAGTTTTTGGGAATAGATGCTGACAAAGACATTTGGAAATACTTTCACCGTCACTGGTTAGGGCTATTTCCTCAGTTAAAGAGTCGCTATGCTTTTATTCGTCAAGCAGCTAATTGTTGGCAGTACAAGGAACTCATACAACAAAAATTAGCACAGTATTTAGGAGCATACTCTGATCAACTTCATTTGATTGATGGATTACCAATACCTTTGTGTGGCTTGAGTCGCGCTCCCAACTGCCGAAGTTTTAAATCCCTTGCAGATTATGGTTTTTGTGCTGCTAAAAAACAGACGTACTATGGGTTTCATGGGCATTTAATCGTTAGTGGCACAGGAGTTATTAGTGGATTTACCCTGACTCCGGCAAATGGCAGTGAACGGGACGCACTTTGGGATTTAATCACGCGAATTAAAGGTTTATTAATCGGAGATAAGGGCTATTTAAGTCAGTTCTTGTCAGGAGAACTTAAAGAAGTGGGTATTACTTTACAAACCCCTTTGCGTTCTAATATGTCTGACTCTCGTAGCCGATCTTCAGTGCGATTAATGCAACGCTTTCGTCGCCTAATTGAAACAGTAATTGGTCAATTAGTTGAGAGATTTCATATAGAGAAGATTCGAGCGAGAGATATGTGGCATCTTACCAGTCGTCTCAATCGCAAGATTTTAGCTCATACCGTCTGTTTCTGGCTTAATCGCCACAATTGTGACCCTCTTCAGTTCGACGATCTTGTTACAGAATATTAA
- a CDS encoding Rpn family recombination-promoting nuclease/putative transposase: MKTDSIFYRLFQQFPSIFFELIDNPPETANIYQFASVEIKQTAFRIDGVFLPIQDETKPIYFVEVQFQADVDIYLRLISEITLYLRQNKRQNPWRGVVIYPYRQIDTAEKADFLELFESQRIKIIYLNELGEAGSLPIGIATIKLVIEAEDTAINTAKELINRTQQAQNLQLPQQQLLELIETILVYKFPQMSRQEIEAMFGLSELKQTRVYQEAKEEGKLEGEQEGKQKAKLEAIPKLLALGLTVEQIAQALDLDVTEVQQVAGL; the protein is encoded by the coding sequence GTGAAAACCGACAGCATATTTTATCGCCTATTTCAACAATTCCCCAGCATCTTCTTTGAACTCATTGACAACCCTCCCGAAACTGCCAACATCTATCAATTTGCTTCCGTAGAAATCAAACAAACAGCCTTTAGAATTGATGGTGTATTTCTCCCCATCCAAGATGAAACTAAACCTATTTATTTTGTAGAAGTCCAATTTCAAGCAGATGTAGATATTTACCTGCGTCTGATTTCCGAAATTACCCTATACTTACGCCAAAACAAACGCCAAAATCCTTGGCGGGGAGTAGTAATTTATCCTTACAGACAGATAGATACAGCCGAAAAAGCAGATTTCCTAGAATTATTTGAGAGTCAACGTATCAAGATAATCTACTTAAATGAACTAGGTGAAGCTGGATCACTACCCATAGGCATTGCTACGATAAAATTAGTAATTGAGGCGGAAGATACAGCCATTAACACGGCTAAGGAATTAATCAACCGCACCCAACAAGCACAAAATTTGCAACTGCCACAACAACAGTTACTAGAATTAATAGAGACAATCTTAGTTTATAAATTTCCCCAAATGAGTCGCCAGGAGATAGAAGCAATGTTTGGTTTAAGTGAGTTAAAGCAAACGCGAGTTTATCAAGAAGCTAAAGAGGAAGGCAAACTAGAAGGTGAACAGGAAGGTAAACAAAAAGCCAAATTAGAAGCTATACCTAAACTGTTAGCACTGGGTTTAACCGTGGAACAAATAGCACAGGCATTAGATTTAGATGTTACAGAAGTCCAGCAAGTAGCAGGTTTATAA
- a CDS encoding M1 family metallopeptidase — protein MLISLSKIPLHALGLYHNLYRFAATNDIEYSLMNGYGHLLIGHLWYSLYWAIGGAILMMLAYIIYPRGTFDQNLVKDWQRGWRNTNKKVKRALAALIFMFAGVGGWIGYNTIIVNAYKPPTSEETAAEVERRYKKYENLPMPVVTETRLNIDLYPEQRYFIAQGEYLLENRTQSPIREIHLLTFINLKIDDVKYPGLKLCSSDNKLGYHIYDLEKPLMPGEKQTMQFVTRIERPQGFRNEVDNDDIYMIYPNDVVGNGTYLYSPFILPFVGYTKMVENKKAWLRQKLNLPPLEDRMRKHDDPVGLSQGLMLTHLGWGKTDITIGTSANQTAITSGKLIKQWKQGDRKYFRYQSTTPKRGEFTIYSGRYKVYRDNNYRVPIEIYYHPTHEDNVKLIATQIGEALEFYEKTFGSYPFPQVRVTEFVFYNGMVFSDAGTIGIPEVLVWKSQAQGLGKENIIDWLSYLLAQAWWDEQIMAADVAGGMTINESLSAYASSLYQRSRRTPKEQVLARKQLMRDFFRLLGKIDFKEPPLTDVYNETPIARYKGGMVLELVEDIIGKEALLSAIREFLNKYRYKSAPYATVIDLRDAILSKAGAEKREVINELFAEVITYQVSLTDAVWQKLPDGKYKIKLKVEAQKLYTSNLGEQKSAVLNIPFTVSLEDAEGNRIYQQKHQVNQQQATIEVVTDKLPTYAAVDGSYILPSAVLQDNVKRLRADVER, from the coding sequence GTGTTAATTTCTCTCTCAAAAATTCCTCTCCACGCCCTGGGTTTATATCATAATCTCTACCGTTTTGCTGCTACCAATGATATTGAATATTCCTTAATGAACGGTTACGGACATCTGTTAATCGGACATCTTTGGTATAGTCTTTACTGGGCAATTGGGGGAGCAATTTTAATGATGCTGGCATATATTATTTATCCCCGTGGGACATTTGATCAAAATTTAGTTAAAGATTGGCAAAGAGGTTGGCGAAATACTAATAAAAAAGTCAAACGTGCTTTAGCAGCTTTAATATTCATGTTTGCAGGTGTGGGAGGATGGATTGGTTACAACACAATTATCGTTAACGCATACAAACCACCTACCAGCGAAGAAACGGCGGCGGAGGTGGAAAGGCGATACAAAAAGTATGAAAATCTGCCTATGCCGGTTGTGACTGAAACTCGGCTAAATATTGACCTTTATCCAGAGCAACGTTATTTTATTGCTCAAGGTGAATATTTATTAGAAAATCGTACCCAGTCACCGATACGAGAAATTCATTTATTGACCTTCATTAATTTAAAAATTGATGATGTAAAATACCCAGGTTTAAAGTTATGTTCCTCTGATAATAAATTAGGATATCACATCTATGACCTAGAAAAACCTCTGATGCCGGGAGAGAAACAAACCATGCAGTTTGTCACCCGCATTGAACGCCCCCAAGGATTTCGTAATGAGGTTGATAATGATGATATCTACATGATTTATCCTAACGATGTGGTAGGTAACGGCACTTATTTATATAGTCCTTTTATCTTACCTTTTGTGGGTTACACCAAGATGGTAGAAAATAAAAAAGCTTGGTTACGTCAAAAGCTAAATCTACCACCCCTGGAAGACAGAATGAGAAAACATGATGATCCGGTGGGTTTATCCCAAGGGCTGATGTTAACTCATTTAGGCTGGGGTAAAACAGATATTACTATTGGTACATCAGCAAATCAAACTGCTATCACATCGGGGAAATTAATTAAACAATGGAAGCAAGGAGATAGAAAATACTTCCGTTATCAATCAACCACTCCTAAGCGTGGGGAATTTACTATTTATTCTGGACGCTACAAAGTTTATCGAGATAATAATTATCGCGTTCCCATTGAAATCTATTACCATCCAACCCACGAAGATAATGTGAAACTCATCGCCACTCAAATTGGTGAAGCTTTAGAGTTTTATGAAAAAACTTTTGGTTCTTATCCTTTTCCACAAGTGCGGGTGACGGAGTTTGTTTTTTACAATGGTATGGTATTTTCTGATGCTGGGACAATTGGCATTCCTGAAGTCTTAGTTTGGAAAAGTCAAGCCCAAGGTTTAGGTAAAGAAAATATCATTGATTGGTTATCATATTTGTTAGCTCAAGCTTGGTGGGATGAGCAAATTATGGCGGCTGATGTTGCAGGGGGAATGACAATTAATGAATCTCTGAGTGCTTATGCTAGTTCACTTTATCAACGTTCTCGACGCACTCCTAAAGAACAAGTTTTAGCGAGAAAACAGTTGATGCGGGATTTCTTTCGTCTGTTAGGAAAGATTGATTTTAAAGAACCGCCTTTAACTGATGTTTATAATGAAACTCCTATCGCTCGTTATAAGGGTGGTATGGTGTTGGAATTGGTGGAAGATATCATCGGGAAGGAGGCTTTATTATCTGCTATTCGGGAATTTTTGAATAAGTATCGTTATAAATCTGCTCCCTATGCAACAGTGATTGATTTACGGGATGCAATTTTAAGTAAGGCTGGGGCTGAAAAGAGAGAGGTAATTAATGAATTGTTTGCTGAAGTTATTACTTATCAAGTATCTTTAACTGATGCTGTTTGGCAAAAGTTACCTGATGGCAAATATAAAATTAAATTGAAGGTGGAAGCGCAGAAGCTTTATACAAGTAATCTGGGAGAGCAAAAATCAGCAGTGTTGAATATCCCGTTTACTGTGTCTTTGGAGGATGCAGAGGGAAATAGGATTTATCAGCAAAAACATCAAGTTAATCAACAACAAGCAACTATTGAGGTTGTGACAGATAAACTTCCTACTTATGCGGCGGTTGATGGGAGTTATATTTTACCTTCTGCTGTCTTACAGGATAATGTTAAGCGTCTGCGTGCTGATGTGGAACGTTAA